gagaactggagacCAGGATAGCACAAAgacctctcagagactcaaaacagcacaaaaacctctcagtgtggaaaggaaaatccaaagtacgtgaaaaaagttgagtatctaAAAGTATAaatgagctccactgagtgtcagtacaaagctctcaagggactcattaaagcagataattggggccatgattgcacaaacatttcacagagtctgtatcaaaaggcaaacaccaagtaccttaaaagaactgaagtaccttgaagcattaatgagcctAACTGAGTGTTGTTAcagacaaagcctctccagggactaattacagcagataattggaggccaggattgcagaaacctctcagagactccaaggtaaaagcaaaagccaaagtcctttgaaaaacctgcattccctgggagcatgaaggagcccccagggccattcctgaccaaggctccccagggactccttccagcagatccttgaggccactgggatgtgggctagggggggatgctgagggcaggaccagggggtgacagtgcccagcctggctggggctgtgccaggaggccccagggcctcaggacagggtgtctcctcacagtccttggtggcacagaccctgctgtgccccagggcaccaagacttggcttctctttgtccccacctgtcatcagtgcctccagttctctgctctgcctggggcctggggacactttctcagtcgtgtccctcagtgggacccattaaaagtccaagaaactttggagttggattctgacttggagttctggagaggtttctgcagctccctctcagggcctgatgttcagggcctgagcacaaagccccagagggtcattaaagtccttgtgctgtgtctgtgctgctgagctgggccgggctcctggcacagagggtgatcctggtaaccaagcagagcttcaaaagcacatttctcttgctgagcagctcttctcccagcccagcagggctggggcactgcctgcagccagcccgggcacagcacagaggcacagagagcttcaatcagtcagggctgggaagggctgagaagtgcctggggcagaatcactgccagcccttggcacaggaacctctggctgcaggacaatgcagctgcagctcctggagagatctcctaaagctggaacatcccaatgcccacagaccctgtgagtgcattctctgctcatctcctgtgcagagcagccaggggagcccagggctgtcctgcagagcagggtcctgcagcccagggcgctgtgctgggccaggactctgctgcctgccagggacagctctcagccggccctggagctgctcccagcgctggccaggagctgtggggggaaggagccaccctgagcagggcaggtgctgctgctgagaggggctgggtggggcagggctgctcccagctccagaccagcctgggcacagctccggagggcaattcccaaagaaggtaagcctgggattgctgtaaagatcaggagctttcctgagattgttttcaatttcctgcttggagctggaTGGGAAAGTTGGAGTGATGACatgaagaattttgctttttatacatttttcatatatCCGTAGGTTCATAAATTACTATTAtgtaattataaatttataatccTTACCTAACTCTATTAAACTCTTAATGAACTCTACTTAACTACTATTATATACTTTATGTAATTATAAtccttaattaactctagtacaTTTCCTTACCTTTCTCTTGgattttagaacaataacctgtctaaacacattttttaaaggcTATATAATCTTATTATCAGGGAAAGAACCCACAAGAAGACCATTTCGGTTTTTAAATGTGAGCAGTGATAAGAAAACCTGGGGCAAAAAAGcccttggacctactccaatggattgagccaggggtgtgtaactggggcaactgaatctcctattggGTGTCCCTGTTAAATATACTTAATTAACCTTAATGAATTGTTGAAATCATGGGCTGGGTGTGCCCCATtccccctgggacacctggaagcttccaataaaggtctggtttttactttactgttctaacactgttgcaaggggtttttttctcttttgattatagaaaacagggggatgagagaagcagaacaggaattgtaatcccgGAAcgacagaacattctgagttgaaagggccACATgggatcatcaaaggaatgtttgaacatttacagagactcgagaactgtgactttgggtggtcagtctctctgctgcgagcctcccaaagggccttcagccactcctcatccctggacagcagcagcatcacctctgcagggcccagcagggctctcctgagctgcccttgcccagctgcacacagagcctgccccagccagggccctgcacacaggcaggtttctgtagggccgggccgagggcacacagggtgggatgggctctgtgagcgctggcagggacaaggcacctctcaggagggaatgtccaggcccagggagatgctcagggaagcagagggggctgaacagggcagtgctgggggaacaagcccatccagcccctcaccttccctcagccacagggaatcctttgtctctcacatctctcagtggcaaactctgagtgcagcaggaatgctggggatttctgacctcagagagacaggaatggtgtgtgggtaggaaaacaattcctaaaatCATCTCCTGCCATCTGTTTGCCTTAGAAGTGTGAGTGGAGATTATATCAAGTGAAGTACTGCACTTTTCTGCATTAGGAGTGATTCCTgtgacaaatcctgaatatccagcctggtccctcttccacatggccacaAGCCccgggcagcagggcagggatggctcgAGAGCCCCCACGCACAGAaatggctgctcctggcacactcagcctgCACAACTGGAGTTCAtgcagggacctgggtgaaggttttcccagagcaggaacataGGTGGGTGAGTCCCAACGAGAcagtctgcagggaatggcccagatttggctccaagcagcctttcctgacttgtccctgtcctttctccatgaacaggtgcccatgtgcagccacagcaaatgtccaacagcagctccatcagccacttcctcctgctggcactggcagacacgcggcagctgcagctcctgcacttctgcctcttcctgggcatctccctggctgccctcctgggcaacggcctcatcatcagcgccgtagcctgcggccaccacctgcacacgcccatgttcttcttcctgctcaacctggccctcagcgacctgggctccatctgcaccactgtccccaaagccatgcacaattccctctgggacaccagcaccatctcctacacaggatgtgctgctcagctctgtttttttgcctttttcatcACTGCAGAGTTTTCTCTtctgaccatcatgtgctacgaccgctacgtgtccatctgcaaacccctgcactacgggaccctcctgggcagcagagcttgtgcccacatggcagcagctgcctgggccagtgcctttctcaatgctctcatgctcacggccaatacattttccctgcccctgtgccatggaaatgccctgggccagttcttctgtgaaatcccacagatcctcatgatctcctgctccaaatcctacctcaggAAATTTGGGCTCCTTCTTATTAGTGTGTGTTTAGCacttggttgttttgtgttcatagttttctcctatgtgcagatcttcagggctgtgctgaggatcccctctgagcagggacagcacaaagccttttccacctgcctccctcacctggccgtggtctctctgtttgTCAGCACTGGCCTATTTGCTCACATGAAGCCCTCCgccatctcctccccatccctggatctgtcagtgtcagttctgtactcggtggtgcctccagccctgaaccccctcatctacagcctgaggaacaaGGAGCTCAAGGCTGCGATGTGGAGACTGTTGACTGGATggtttcagaaacattaaaatgatGGCCAGTTTCTGAaaatcacttgtaataaaagtcatctttgatacttcttgttgaaTTAGttgttgggaattttttttcctttgttttactttttttcatattgtccacaataaatgtaattttttagccatttgtcattttgtctccaccttccctgttgCCATAGAttgtgtcaatgaggggctgcactctcggtggctttaaaggaactaaaggatctcgcagcaaagttttctgcagagatgcccttttgttgccttctctggagctgcagcagcaatatctgtgtgcagagctggggcagatcagtgctggcacagcagctctggtcctgctggtcacaccattcctgatccaggccaggagccattggccttcttggccacctgggcacactgctggctcatgtccagcctgctgtccagcagtccctgcaggtccctttctgcctggctgctgtccagccactctgtccccagcctgtggcgctgcaggggttgttgtggccaaagtgcagaACCCGGCACTTGGgcttgttaaacctcaccttgttgggtttgggccctgtATCCAGCGtttccagggccctgtgcagagccctcctaccctccagcagatcaacactcacatccagcttggtgtcatctgcaaagatatCCTTGTTCCCAGGGTCTCCTCActgtcacaaagtccctttggttacaccaggccctgcactgtcacactggtctccttggttccatggggccccaaaatgggacaatggactccttggttccatggggcttcacagtgtcacaatgttctcattggtgccgcagtttcacagtggccccttggttccatggggccccagggtgtcacaaaggccccatggtcacatgaggtcccacactgtcacaatgctctctgtggttccacaagtcccctcagtgtcacaatggactccttgtttccatgaggccacacagtgtcacaacggccttccagattccttgaggccccagagtgtcacagtggccccttggttacacaaggtcttgcagtgtcacaatgtccccttggttccatgaggccctgcagtgtcagaacggccccttggttccactgggccctggactctcccaaagctctccttggttttgcagtgtcacaatggtgaaacccctcggttccacgaggccccgcagtgtcaccatggcctctgtggctccaccaggacccagtgtcacggggactctGTTGCCTTCATGAGAGACtacggcgacctggttgcaagaagacagcacggcagcccggcctcgcccgggctactcgggctaacgacacacgctggcaccaatgtggtggacggtcaaaagcatttattatcttatctcatgggtttaaatagtcttgggggactttgctacgtcagaggggggttgtagggtctctaggttagtcaggagtggaaaactactgggttaggtttggttacatgctctggggttaatagataacgtgaagcagggagaagggggaagggtctttctttccgtcacatcccgagatcttccgttcgcctgtccctatctaccacatctcccctccccttatcatatataaaatgaggtagtcgtagatataggcactggagtgaggtacaaacttgtaacttggtaaggaaagggtggtttggtaaatctGGGTAATTTTCGCAAGGTGAGTCTCGAAGGCTTTTGtgactgactgtgttcgcagtttttggtttacagcatttgttggtggcctatgaacaaaatgttcaTCCGctctagacgggcctgaacaaacgagactagtttgttcagcaggcatggtcctatggtaatagctaaaagcagtattgccagtggacctaccagggcggaaattaaagtggtgagccaaggtgatcgATTaaaccaggattcaaaccagctctgttgggtttccctgtctctctttctctgagccagtctatctcggaggtctgccatggagtctttaacgactcccgtatgatctgcataaaagcagcactcctcttttagggctgcacacagtcctccttgttgcatgaacaagaggtccagtcctcgtctattttgtaaaaccacttctgaaagcgaagagactgatttctctagataggagatggatttctcaatcctctgcaggtcttcgtcgatggtcatttgcagctgagagagtccgtgctgctgggttgcgatggctgagacacccgtggccgtgccagctgctcccaggccgagcagcatcgcgatggttatacctgtgatcatttctcttttgtggagtctgtcaggttcctcgagaaggtggtatatctcttcgtctgagtggtacaggaccctaggaacaatcagaacttggacacagaaatcgatagagttattaaatttggcaaggaacacacaaggactcactccggatctctggcaaacccacatcccagatgcggatgggaccacctacttattggtttttctgttgggcttgacaactttagtgcag
The DNA window shown above is from Taeniopygia guttata chromosome 37, bTaeGut7.mat, whole genome shotgun sequence and carries:
- the LOC140681512 gene encoding olfactory receptor 14I1-like gives rise to the protein MSNSSSISHFLLLALADTRQLQLLHFCLFLGISLAALLGNGLIISAVACGHHLHTPMFFFLLNLALSDLGSICTTVPKAMHNSLWDTSTISYTGCAAQLCFFAFFITAEFSLLTIMCYDRYVSICKPLHYGTLLGSRACAHMAAAAWASAFLNALMLTANTFSLPLCHGNALGQFFCEIPQILMISCSKSYLRKFGLLLISVCLALGCFVFIVFSYVQIFRAVLRIPSEQGQHKAFSTCLPHLAVVSLFVSTGLFAHMKPSAISSPSLDLSVSVLYSVVPPALNPLIYSLRNKELKAAMWRLSSELAELLPGSESEVECQRISGPRCLFPLPEAFHALLHLRQRVADQRQRDGRGSRGFSGGFRGRDWALIRGRG